From Salvelinus sp. IW2-2015 linkage group LG18, ASM291031v2, whole genome shotgun sequence, a single genomic window includes:
- the LOC111977534 gene encoding uncharacterized protein has protein sequence MPRVPAHLREHALDMLQGGMRTADVARAIHCNVHTVRCLRQRYRETGPTADRPRSGRPCVTTPAQDRYIRTSHLRDRHRMATTTARVTPGTHNPSISAQTVRNRLREAGLRACRPVVRQVLTRHHRQQRRLWAQTHRRWTRHDWQKVLFTGEPVLWSGIDLEVDGPSWSGAVYHSILGLSLLSLQTISTLCVTGKTSSSLMWYPSCRL, from the exons atgcccagggtccctgctcatctgcgtgaacatgccttagacatgctgcaaggaggcatgaggactgcagatgtagccagggcaatacattgcaatgtccatactgtgagatgcctaagacagcgctacagggagacaggaccgacagctgatcgtcctcgcagtggcagaccatgtgtaacaacacctgcacaggatcggtacatccgaacatcacacctgcgggacaggcacaggatggcaacaacaactgcccgagttacaccaggaacgcacaatccctccatcagtgctcagactgtccgcaatagactgagagaggctggactgagggcttgtaggcctgttgtaaggcaggtcctcaccagacatcaccggcaacaacgacgCCTATGGGCTCAAACCCACCGGCGCTGGACCAGACAYgactggcaaaaagtgctcttcactggcga gcctgtactctggagtgggatcgatttggaggtggacggtccgtcatggtctggggcggtgtatcacagcatcctcggactgagcttgttgtcattgcagacaatctcaacgctgtgcgttacagggaagacatcctcctcccttatgtggtacccttcctgcaggctc